The following DNA comes from Ricinus communis isolate WT05 ecotype wild-type chromosome 10, ASM1957865v1, whole genome shotgun sequence.
agaaattaattaagtataatttcattaatatgaggttttaatggaaatttgtgagtttgatatttttataaataaatatgttggtCAGgagtatttatgtaattgtgtattttaataattctaatttggcccaaattaattagtcaaGAGCTTAATTGGaaggataaagaaaattttaggggttaaattgaaattctgaacgatgaaattgtaagtaattgaGAACGttaagggaccaaattgtaataaggaaaagttcaggggtcaaatatcgatattgaaagaagaaaagggagagagaagcagggagagagagggagacgtcgggaagaggaaggaaGAGGCGGCGTCGTCCATCTGGGGCGCGTGAGGATGGCGAAgcagagagaaaaaaaagaggggCAGCGGCTTGGAAGGCCGTTCTGGTTGTTTCCAGCAGCCTTTCTggccgatcttggtggcgatcggctcccctcgaaagagcttccttttggcggcagcggcgtcggttttggtggtCGGAGAAGAGAGTTCCGGCGAAGTGATGGCAGCCGTATTTTTTGACTTTCcagcgagctccggcggaggatggatgatcggagggcatattccgactctcctcagctcaagcttcgcaatggcaccagttttgtggcgatcgagcttcgtttgcaaatcgacggtcgagatcgtccgcaaatatCTCCGGATGATTGGGTGTCAGATCAGAAAATcagaagcggggatcgtcatcagtgCGTCGTTcagagtccgatggtgtgttcggactccggcggccggaggcgagtcgactgagcgatcgagcgtcttggtaattttctctggcccgtaattttagaattctttgatttaattttactattggTTTATGTTGAGTATTGGATGATgtttgtgagtcaaaatatgTTTGTCTGTcggtttgcctgcctcgtgttttgtgctgtgtggcggagtcggaaaaatagtgaagtctggggacccgactcccgttgtttgaattcttggatatttgaagtgtttttctggcaggtcctggacccgtttttacggggggtaaatgtccgtattGTAGGGAAGGTTCTGCCGGAATTTCGGTAGAATtttcccgagtcgagatttttagacagtcaaacctaggagtctagacctagggtcaATTGTAATTGTTCAGcgtaattaataaattattttccgtgattagatgatctgtctgtttgGCTCGccccaaccgaggcaccggagcagagttaggaggtcgccaaacttgtgagttaaaatcacttaatcgttgcactattgctaaatctgaatttaatatgctattttggaagtttatgattaatatggttattagtatcgcaacgtaaataatttcacttgattattaattattgaaaataatataaatattattattagtaatgttataataatacaaacattattatttttcctcacAAATTGCATGTTGCTTtgtcctaaatttttaatctttattttgataatgtgttggatgatttaattagacaatgatatttattaaatgtgatgattgcgatttgggaaatgtggccttgtagaacatgccgcttgatgggttacatcaggaccgcgtgcgcaccggtaatgatcatggacaggtaataagatttttatgagttcaccctggtcgagcatggctctctgggctgattcgAGTAAATTGCGGTAATAAGATTGttatgagttttgccctggtcgagcatggctctccgggctgatttgagtaaattgccggaggtaaggtccctggtcgagcattgctctctgggagCCGGcatatttggatacttaagtgaccagactggaagtaaggtccctggtcgagcattgctctctaagcgccagtcttattggattaagagagccaaaaggctactagaatttggagttagggttctactgagccacttgtcccgtaaaagtaaaagtatatgtttatttatttattatggcatgattataatatgagttGTATTTACGTACATGgttgatatactgattcgaatgattaatattttctgtgaagactgcaatagtctctagattatttgattttaactcactatcgagactgacagtctcaattttttttttcagatgcgtgactgttagtcttcccgcgactcttattcagtaatccgactccttcatcattggatgatgtatttgatttggtatataaattggtaaatcttagatccTCCGCAgcagtaatagtagatgtatcagttgtaaattttttaagtttcgGGTCTTGCCTAGTTCTTCTGGCAAACCGATTCAGTTGTGTAAGATTTAatgttaagataatttgtggctttaataatattaatttgagatgagatttgattgagttagtgagtgtcaggcttactacgggattcggtagccttacgcctacccattccctagagTCGGTCATGGGCCCACAGGTGGAGTCGTTACATTTTTCTTTACATTATATATCCTAAACACTTTTATTCACAAtgtaatactatttttattgtattttaaatcaAGTTAAATGAAACattgaaattctttttattcttatttttaatcaaatctgATTATTTTACATgcgcttctttttatttatactttattaCTTGATATATGTATGAATTTTAAACTATTTAttcatcaaaatatttaataatatttaactaattaaaattattttagttaataatatatatttattataataaattaatatttagaaaaattaaatatctatatatgtaatatattattttcatttgacaTTTAGAAACTATGCtataatagtatttttatcAGTAAATGTAGGACGTggcttttttattattaactcgcttataatatatataaatttattttcacaaATCATATATAGAATGtgaaactatttaattttagtcaatatataaattttaatattattaaaataaatcaccTGCAATCAACttgctttctctctcttcacgagaatttttctataatttttaagttatttcTTTAAGCTATAGTGAgcttaagaatatataaaaagaaatactaattttatgaatattaaaaagatgCATTAATTATCtagaaagatatatattaattagtattaaatgttctataatttaacaattaaccatttaattactttaaattattttcttcatttatcAGCATAAgaattattgtaaaatttttaatctatttattagaattgtaaatttaatataatttttgtaaaaaattctATAAGTAAGTTGAAAGCcttgcttttatatatatatatatatatatatatatagagagagagagagagagaaagagagagaaagactgtttattgataattaaagtcttaaataatttaattataatttagtatatgaaaataaaattagtttttgcCTCATACTTTGCTTATATTCagaatgaaataatatttgtattgtatattttatattaagtcAAAAAAGATATTGGAtgaagtaatatttttattataaaaaaatgcatctctaattttgaaatttaaaagtacttataattaaaataatagaaaacaggaagaattaattatactttattcttttgaaattaatgCGAAACTtcgattaaattaaaaaattaagcttttttctttttagataaAATGTTTGAAAGGGGAGTGAGTTTGTTCACAAAATATTGGAGTGGGACTCCACACACCAATATTTGTGTGCCTATGTTTGTTGCCGTATTTTCGGTAGAGCCCTACAGCTAAGCTGATCAATCCACTACACCCCTAAGGGCCCTTTTATGGCAAGTCCTCCGTTGTAActttttttcagaaaaaataataaaaagaaaatactcaatatttttttttctttcattttttgtcaaatttaacGTGTCTTTTTACTGtattaaaatactaaacatattattttttttatttttctagtttttataattttaatcttctattaatttttggtaaacaataaaaaataattagaaaaacaacaaaaatacaactaaaaaatcatcacaaatatttaaaaaaatctctgaaaaataatatatttttttaagagtttacataataaaaaaatacttttattaaaattaagatacttactgaaagaaatttcttttatggcaTTTTTGTTTTAGAATTGCATAAAGCACCAACATCTGAtggaataattaataatttatcttgATATTGtgaataacaataataataatttattagcatcaaattaagaaaaaagattgtTAAAAAgaccagaaaaaaaaaagagtaaataataaattttgtagACTCAACAGGTCAAATTTTCCTCGTTAAGGCGGTGCTAGTACACTAGTATTACTAGTCTTGCTAGTATAACTGCTACTAAAAAAGCCTTGACTATTATTTGAGTATATTTACGTGTCTGTTTGTTATTGGTCAGGTTACATGTCCATTCGTTTATGCGAGTTTTCCTTGTTGACGCATTTTCTCACGCCATTTCTCTCTgcctccttttttttttttttctttttggcgTTTTACAAAAAACATcagaaataatataaagaaaaagacgcTACTCGCGCTTTTTATTTCTCCACTCTCTCTGGTTTACTTCAAAAACCAGAAAATGGTGTGGGACTTGATTTTCACTGTTCTCTCTTTACTCCTTCACTTTGGCCTTCTCGCTATGGTCTTCCATGAggtacttttttcttttatcattttcattattattactattatttcttttcttgtttggttcatgagaaaataaaagcacAGGAAAATGTGACGAAAACAGAGTTCCGAAGTTTTAGCatctgatttttcttttttcttttttttttattcgcTTTTTCGTCATCCAAACAATGGACTGATAAATTTACATAGTTACATACTTTTTGTGTCTTTTAAGTTCCCTATTTATggaattaatatttgatttcaCATCTacgattatttttatatcatagACTGTTGTTACTTTATAAATTGTAGATCGCTGTGGCGCTGCTGCTATAAGTAGCTAGGAAAATGTAGAATATGTACAATTTATGGATAATTTTCAACAGAAACCTAATAATGTAACTTGGATATGGATCAAGTATTTTTGTAGTGCTTTTTGAATATATGTTTGTTTCGTGTTATGCGTGTTTATCTCGGTATATGCTACTCTGATAGTAATTGCATATTTATGGTAAGTATAATTTGACTCTGGAATTTACTGCGCCTCCAACATTGTCCGGGGGgattatattttgtttctagTATCTAATTGATGCGTCGTAGCTAACAAGTGATTTTATGCTGCAGCTTTTGTGCTTAACTGACTTGGAAGCTGACCACATGAATCTTTTTGAAGCAACAGCTACCATTAACCAGTGGGTTATGCCTGAGTTTGTTTTGCAAGGGTTTATCTGCATTCTTTTCCTCTTGACACGTCACTGGCTCATGTTTCTCTTGGCACTTCCCCTTACTTGCTACCATTTCATGCGGTAAGTTTAACTctctttttatgataattattaattagtgcTCACACTGAATACCAAAGTCTATTTTCAACAACGAGATGATACTATACATTTGGGAAATTGATGACTAGCAATATTTAGCTCGCTGAATGGCTATTGTCTTTTTTTCAGTTGATGTTGTTACAAGCTGTGTTGAAATGATATGATCATTCACTTTTCAGTGAGTTTAACTGGTAGAAACAGGTGTACAAGTGAAAAAATATGCCGACTTCTTAGCCCATTGTGACCTCTGTTGTTTCTTCTTTGAGCTTTCTATTCTTGCGATATTGTACCTGAAATGTGGCTGTTCTATTTTGAAATTCAGGTTTTGGAAACGGGAGCATCTTATTGATGTCACTGAAGTTTTCAGAAATATTAACTATGAGAAGAAGTATAGGATAATCAAGCTTGGTATCTACTTGACCTTCTTCATCATTCTGATGTTCAGGTTTGTTCAGCCCTTAGTACataatttatgtttcttttttgacaGCTCtcatttctttgttgtttCCACATTTGGTGTAAGAGATATCTTTCACTTGTCGGTTTGGTCTAATCAAGGTTTTTCCATTATGTTTGGGCATAGAATTATTGCAGGCACCTTATCAATTTACAGATCTGAAGGATTAGACTATCGTTCTTCTTTTCACGTATTCTAGAAACTTCATTCTAATCTTTCCCGGATATGGAATTTTTTCTGCACTTTAAAATAGGTTAGTGCTAGATCATGTGAAGTTCCCTCTAATTTGTGCTTTTTAggttttaaattctttaaaggGAAGCAAAAATAGTTGCTGGTTTCAAGTACTTCAGAAATCTTTTTTCATTTcctctattttcttctttatgtTCATATACAGGCTTATATGCGTTGCTAGTAAAATTCAATCACAGCATTGAATTTCATCAATTGCACCTTGTTCATCTACATATACATATGCATGTCTGAACTAATTCAGGTATTTGATATTTGAAATTTGGACTTATCTTTCAGCCTAAGACATCAACCAGTATTATTAAAACTATGGCACGCTAGTCAGCATGCATATACTGTAGATAGTTGTGCATTTTCTTCCATCAATAACATAATATGGGTCAAGTGAAATGGCAACCacatacaaaaataatataccaACATATAGAAAAGAGAGTTGGAAATAATATGTTAAGTTCAACATCAAGGATGAGTATTGTTTTCACAGAGGCAGTAATTGACACTTGCATACCTAAAATATGAGTGGTATGCATATTTAGTTCTTCAGTGCTCAACGTTTTAGAAGTAAGACCACTGTAGCATATAACATAGTTGTATGCTTAAACATGCTGGTTAGCAAGGAGGGAGTCTTCTTTCATATAACATCGTTCTTGTTGAATAACTATGACTGCTTACGAACTGTTTTGAACTCTTACTTGGAGAACCTCATGTAACTAATGTGGTCTAAAGGATCAGTCTTGTGGAGGCATGTTATTTTTCTAGGTTTACGCTTGAGGTTTGAACaggagattattttctcattctagTTTTAAAACTATcatatctatttatatatcagCAAAAATAAGATACAACTTTTGCTTCATTTAAGATGGAGGAACTTTTTGTATCACTTAAATTAATGATGGTAATTATCTTCCTCCCTGAAGAAGGATTTCGCTCCCTCTTTCTCTGTCTCTCTAATCTGATAGTAAAACCCTATTTGCAGGGTTACATTGGTTGGTTTCAACGTTCTAAGAAATGCAGATGACGAGTGAAGACATTCATGTATTTTGACCACCAAGGCTTCAGTAATATGATAGCTGCATATAAGTGGGTTTAAATCACTGATCCATGTGAAAGAAAGTGAATCTTAGCATACTTAATTACTAGTAGTAAGATAAACTTCATCTAACTGCTTACTGACATGGTTAGTTTTGATTTCTGAAGTGTTCAATTCTGTGACAGAGAAGAGATTGCTTGTAGGAGGAGTTTTATAGTTAGGCAGTTTAAACAAACATGATCAATTGAAGAAAGAGTATTGGTATCAGCTTATGATTTGATTTACACTTCTTTGCTTAAAAGCACTTCTACTTCTTGACCTGTTTTTTACTTTACCAGTTTATGTGGGGGTCTCTGGTGTATGCAATTGTGAAAATGAATATCTGAATCATTGTTTGTCTCCAGATTTTGGTATTTCACTGTATATAGCATTTTAGTGTGTTGAAATTTAACATCGAGGTCTAAGCTAGCTAGTAGATAGCAAGAGTCATTATTGCTGCAGTGTGAATGATGGTTGTGCTTCAAACACCTTTGATCCATGCGGATCCCCTATTATATTCCATTTTGCGAGGCTGAAATTGTGCTGCCCCTACTTTGCTACCATATAGTTGATACAATCCTATTGTATTTCCATATTAGCAAAGATTTCCCTTGAATGAGTAATTGTATCCATGGAGTCTTGAGATCATTGTATTATGGACCACTTTTAGCTACAGCATTACTAACGATCTCTCTGTTATTGGCGGTGCTTAAGTTCTTATCATGCATATATTTCTGTCTCTCAAAACCTCCTTGTTAATGCTTCACCCTGGTTGCttctctaatttatttttgtacgTGCTTTGTACCACCTGTGTTCTATGATGAATCATTGGGCTCAAATCCAAAGTCCATCTTATCGGAAATTAGTGCTCAAATGAATCATtgtctctttattttttgggATCTGGCAATTCTTTCTAGTTGAGCCGTGGATTTGTGAACGGGCTGGATGTTAATGGGCTCTGTTCGTACTAATTGAACACACCATGTTGGTAAAACAAAATCTTGGAAAAGCATT
Coding sequences within:
- the LOC8261796 gene encoding protein cornichon homolog 1, with amino-acid sequence MVWDLIFTVLSLLLHFGLLAMVFHELLCLTDLEADHMNLFEATATINQWVMPEFVLQGFICILFLLTRHWLMFLLALPLTCYHFMRFWKREHLIDVTEVFRNINYEKKYRIIKLGIYLTFFIILMFRVTLVGFNVLRNADDE